The Bacillus sp. F19 DNA segment GGGGATTCTGGCATTAAGGGTGTCGTGATTAAACTAGGAAAAGGACTGGATCATCTTGAAGTGAATGGAGATACCATTACCGCAGGCGGAGGATATTCTCTAATTAAATTAACGACAGTCATCAGCAAACAGGGACTCTCAGGACTTCAGTTCGCAGGCGGCATTCCTGGATCTGTAGGAGGAGCTGTGTATATGAATGCGGGTGCTCACGGTTCGGATATGTCTAAAATCCTTGTTAAGGCTCATATTCTGTTTGAGGATGGAACGATGGAATGGCTGACTGCGGAAGAATTGGATTTTTCATACCGGACTTCCCTGCTTCAGAAGAAACGCCCGGGCATTTGCCTAGAAGCGGTTTTAAAGCTTGAGAAGGGCAATCGCGAAGAAATTGTGGCAGAACTTCAGAAAAATAAAGATTACCGCAGAGAAACTCAGCCTTGGGATCATCCAAACTGCGGAAGCGTTTTTAGAAATCCCCTTCCGAATTATGCCGGCCAGCTGATTCAGGAATCAGGCCTAAAGGGCTATCAGATCGGCGGAGCGAAAATTTCCGAACTTCATGGAAATTTCATTGTGAATACTGGGAATGCCACGGCTAAAGATGTCCTTGATTTAATTGATTTTGTTAAAAAAACAATTTATGAAAAACATGGTGTCAGAATGGAAACAGAAGTTGAAATTGTCGGTGTAAATGAGTAGAGAATGCTCATCTCTTTTTCCTTTTATTGTGGTATACTATCTTTATTGAAGGTACAGTTGCTAAACGGCATACATCATGCCGTTTGTTTCTCTTTTTGAGATGATTTTACGCCCCCGAAAGTGTTTCGGGATGAGGGGTGATTACAGTTGGAAAAAGGCAAAGTCGTTTCGCTTGAAGATCGTGTTCCAAAGCTCATGGAGCATCGGAAACAAAAATCAAACCGCAGATTAATTTTATTTTTATCCGTCTTTTTCATCCTCATATTATTGGTGATCTACTTTCAATCTCCGCTTAGCAAAGTATCTTCCATAGATGTTGCCGGAAATAAGACAATATCTGATGAAGAAATAATAAATATGAGTGGAATCACAGCAAAATCCGGCTTTTGGAGCATTGATGAAAAAGAAGTGAATGATGCCCTGTCAGATTTTGAACAGATTCAAAATGTTAAATTGGACAAGCAATTGCCTAATAAAGTAACGATTGTGGTAGAAGAATATCATAAAGTGGCCTATATCGTGAAAGGAGATCAATACTCCCCCATACTTGAAAACGGCAAAACACTCGATCCTTTGGAAGGGACTTTTCCAGACGATGCGCCGCTTCTGATTAATTGGAGCAAGGCTGAAGAGATTGAAGAAATGACCATGGAACTAATGAGTCTTCCTGACAGTGTAACGAATGCGATTTCTGAAATTTACCATACACCTGAAAAAACGGACCCATGGCATATTACGCTATACATGAATGACGGATATGAAGTGCAGGCCTCAGTCCGCAGCTTTTCAAAAAAAATGATTGATTATCCGGCCATTGTCAGCCAGCTTGCGCCAAATTCCAAAGGCATTATACATATGGAAGTCGGAACCTATTTCGAATCATTCGATAAGAAGGATGAAGCTGCACAAGAAGCAGCGGAAGACGGAGCCGCATTAGAAGCAGAGCCGGAGGGGACAGAGCAAAATGAAAATGAAGATGAGAGGTAGATATGTTGTTCTCTCTTTAATCATGCTTGTTCTCGGTTTTTTAGTTTCGTTTTCTTATCAGCTCACAAAAGAACAGCGTCCTAATAATGGAATTTCTTCTGAACAGTGGAGCAAAGAGTATGAAACAAGACAGCTGCTGATCAAGCAGGAGGAAAGAAATACAGAGCTTCAAAAGGAACTATTTAAAAGCCAGGAAAAAGTAAGAGAAATTGAAGAAAATCTGAAGAATGAAAAGCAGATTTACTTTAATCTTGTGGAAGATGTTGAAAAGTACAGAATGTATGTAGGCGAGCTGGGTGTAGCAGGTGAGGGCATCGAAGTTACTTTGGAGGATTCCTCCTACATTCCAGAAGGGGAAAATGTAAATAATTATATTGTACATGAAGGCCATATTTTTAAAGTGATCAATGAATTGCTTATTTCGGGCGCAAGTGCCATCGCCATCAATGGACAAAGATTATCGCATGATTCGTATATATATTGTAATGGTCCTGTCGTTACTGTGGATGGAAATCAATTTCCAGCTCCCTTTGTCATTTCTGCCATCGGCGAGCCTGCTGTTCTAGAGCAGGCATTAAATATCGCCGGCGGTATTGTCGAGCAGATTGCTTACGATAATATCGTGATAACCCTTGAGAAAAAAAACGAAATAAAGATGAATCCATTATTGCAAGAAAAGAAATCTTGATAGGTGGTTGCCTTGAAGAAAAATCTTAAGGGTGTCAGCTTTGCATTACTGACTATGATATTTGGTTTAATGCTTGCCGTTCAATTTCAGTCGATTATGGAACCGGCAGTAAGAGACACACGTGACATGTGGCAATTGAGGGAGGCCCTCAAGCAGGAACAAGAGACTCAATCAAACCTTCTGCTTGAGATCCGCAAATACGAAGAGCTGATTGATACATACGAAAATGATGAAAATCAAAGTGCAGAAAAAACGCTGAAAGAGACTCTTGAAGAACTTAAAAATGAAGCGGGTTTAACGGAAGTAACAGGAGCGGGTGTGGTCATTACAATTGAACCCCTGTTTGATGAAGCAGTATCGCAGACAGAAGTTGAAAACATTGCACCGGATTTACTGAAACGATTGTTGAATGAGCTGAATTCTTATGGTGCAGAGCATGTCTCTATCGCAGACAGAAGAGTTGTGAATACAACGGTCATCCGTGATATTAATGGTCAAACAAAAATGGACGGGTACAGTTTGAATTCATATCCAATTGAAATTAAAGTCATTTCAGACGACGCTGAAAAGCTCTTCAGCAGACTAAACGGGTCTACGACAATGGACACCTTTGCAATTGACAATTTGCGGCTCACAATTTCTGCGCCCAAGGATCGGATTGTCATACCTCCATATGATGACGCGATTCGGATTAAAAACATGAAGCCGGTTGAGGAAGGAGAGAAATCATAATGTGGCTTCCCATTTTAGGATTAATATTAGGAATAACATTGGGACTGCTCACTGATTTCCGAATTCCCAGTGAATATTCGAATTATCTGTCCATTGCTATACTTGCTGCACTGGATACTCTGCTTGGAGGTATTCGCGCTCATCTGCAAAATATGTACGATGAGATGGTTTTTGTATCCGGATTTTTCTTCAACATCATATTGGCTGCAAGTTTAGCTTTTCTAGGTGTACATCTTGGTGTAGACTTGTATTTGGTAGCAATATTTGCTTTTGGAGTCAGACTGTTCCAAAATATTGCTGTAATCAGACGAATTTTAATTTCCAATTGGACTCAATCGCGCCAAAAACTAAAAAAAAGTTGATTTTTTAAGAGGGAAAATCAAGGATTTGACGAATACTCACTTTAGTATGTATTTATTAAGAAATTAAGGACATGGAAAATAAATGTGACAATGAGAAGTCAATTATCACAAAATTTTTCACCATTGTTACAAATATGTAAAACTAGAGTCATTGTATTGTTGTTCCTCTAATAATAGAATGTAAATGATAAGTTAAGGAGGTGCCATAGAATGAACAACAATGAAATCTTTGTAAGTCTAGACATCGGTACATCCAGTGTTAAGGTTATCATCGGTGAAATGGCAGATGATAATTTAAACATTATAGGTGTAGGCAATGTGAAATCTGAAGGATTAAGAAAAGGGTCGATCGTTGATATTGACGAGACCGTTCATTCTATTAAAAAAGCGGTAGAGCAGGCAGAAAGAATGGTTGGCATACCGCTTAAAAGAGTCGTAGTAGGGGTGACTGGCAATCACGTTCAGTTGCAGGATTGTCACGGGGTTGTTGCAGTTTCAAGTGACAATCGTGAAATTGCTAATGAAGACATAAGAAGAGTGATTGAGGCAGCTCAAGTTATGTCTATACCTCCTGAACGAGAAATAATAGATGTTATTCCTCAGCAATTCATAGTCGATGGTCTGGATGAAATCAGCGATCCGCGCGGAATGATTGGTGTCCGTCTTGAAATGGAAGGCACCATTATTACAGGATCTAGAACGATTTTACATAATCTGCTTCGCTGTGTTGAAAAAGCAGGTCTTGAAATAACGGATATTTGCCTGCAGCCGCTTGCATCAGGAGCCGTTGCATTATCAAAAGATGAAAAAAATCTCGGTGTAGCATTGGTTGATATTGGAGGGGGATCCACGACGATTGCTGTCTTTGATCAAGGTCATCTGCAAACGACAAGCGTCCTTCCAATTGGCGGCGAGAACATAACGAAAGATCTTTCAATCGGACTGCGCACAACAACTGACGAGGCTGAGCGCATTAAAGTGAAACATGGACATGCTTTCTATGATTATGCTTCTGAAGAAGAAGTGTTTGAGGCTGCGATTATTGGCACTGACCAAAAACAGCAATTCAATCAGCTTGAAATATCTGATATTATAGAAGCTAGACTTGAAGAAATGATTGAACTCGTTTTACACGAGATTAAGAGACTGGGTGTTAGAGACTTGCCTGGCGGATTTGTTCTGACTGGTGGAACGGTGAGCATGCCAGGAGTTCTTGAGATTTCCCAGGCTGTTCTGCAAAATAACGTTCGCATTGCTAGCCCAGATTATATTGGTGTTAGAGAACCTCAATATATGACAGGTGTAGGCTTGATCCAATTTGCTTATAAAAATGCGAAGATTCAAGGCAGAAGCATCAGTTCGAATGTTGTTCCTGATAAGCTTGAGAAAACGTCTCAAAGAGAACCTCAGCAGCAGCATCATCAGCAGCAGCGTTCAAAACCAAAAGAAAAAGAAGAGAAAAAAGAAAGCAAAGTAAAAAAATTCTTTGGTTACTTCTTTGA contains these protein-coding regions:
- a CDS encoding small basic family protein codes for the protein MWLPILGLILGITLGLLTDFRIPSEYSNYLSIAILAALDTLLGGIRAHLQNMYDEMVFVSGFFFNIILAASLAFLGVHLGVDLYLVAIFAFGVRLFQNIAVIRRILISNWTQSRQKLKKS
- a CDS encoding DUF881 domain-containing protein gives rise to the protein MKKNLKGVSFALLTMIFGLMLAVQFQSIMEPAVRDTRDMWQLREALKQEQETQSNLLLEIRKYEELIDTYENDENQSAEKTLKETLEELKNEAGLTEVTGAGVVITIEPLFDEAVSQTEVENIAPDLLKRLLNELNSYGAEHVSIADRRVVNTTVIRDINGQTKMDGYSLNSYPIEIKVISDDAEKLFSRLNGSTTMDTFAIDNLRLTISAPKDRIVIPPYDDAIRIKNMKPVEEGEKS
- a CDS encoding DUF881 domain-containing protein, which gives rise to MRGRYVVLSLIMLVLGFLVSFSYQLTKEQRPNNGISSEQWSKEYETRQLLIKQEERNTELQKELFKSQEKVREIEENLKNEKQIYFNLVEDVEKYRMYVGELGVAGEGIEVTLEDSSYIPEGENVNNYIVHEGHIFKVINELLISGASAIAINGQRLSHDSYIYCNGPVVTVDGNQFPAPFVISAIGEPAVLEQALNIAGGIVEQIAYDNIVITLEKKNEIKMNPLLQEKKS
- the ftsA gene encoding cell division protein FtsA, whose product is MNNNEIFVSLDIGTSSVKVIIGEMADDNLNIIGVGNVKSEGLRKGSIVDIDETVHSIKKAVEQAERMVGIPLKRVVVGVTGNHVQLQDCHGVVAVSSDNREIANEDIRRVIEAAQVMSIPPEREIIDVIPQQFIVDGLDEISDPRGMIGVRLEMEGTIITGSRTILHNLLRCVEKAGLEITDICLQPLASGAVALSKDEKNLGVALVDIGGGSTTIAVFDQGHLQTTSVLPIGGENITKDLSIGLRTTTDEAERIKVKHGHAFYDYASEEEVFEAAIIGTDQKQQFNQLEISDIIEARLEEMIELVLHEIKRLGVRDLPGGFVLTGGTVSMPGVLEISQAVLQNNVRIASPDYIGVREPQYMTGVGLIQFAYKNAKIQGRSISSNVVPDKLEKTSQREPQQQHHQQQRSKPKEKEEKKESKVKKFFGYFFE
- a CDS encoding cell division protein FtsQ/DivIB, whose product is MEKGKVVSLEDRVPKLMEHRKQKSNRRLILFLSVFFILILLVIYFQSPLSKVSSIDVAGNKTISDEEIINMSGITAKSGFWSIDEKEVNDALSDFEQIQNVKLDKQLPNKVTIVVEEYHKVAYIVKGDQYSPILENGKTLDPLEGTFPDDAPLLINWSKAEEIEEMTMELMSLPDSVTNAISEIYHTPEKTDPWHITLYMNDGYEVQASVRSFSKKMIDYPAIVSQLAPNSKGIIHMEVGTYFESFDKKDEAAQEAAEDGAALEAEPEGTEQNENEDER
- the murB gene encoding UDP-N-acetylmuramate dehydrogenase, with product MEKILIKLQEAEVGKVVQNEPLAKHTTIKIGGPAEIFVEPNSIEDLKKTMEIVTECDVQWRAIGRGSNLLVGDSGIKGVVIKLGKGLDHLEVNGDTITAGGGYSLIKLTTVISKQGLSGLQFAGGIPGSVGGAVYMNAGAHGSDMSKILVKAHILFEDGTMEWLTAEELDFSYRTSLLQKKRPGICLEAVLKLEKGNREEIVAELQKNKDYRRETQPWDHPNCGSVFRNPLPNYAGQLIQESGLKGYQIGGAKISELHGNFIVNTGNATAKDVLDLIDFVKKTIYEKHGVRMETEVEIVGVNE